Proteins found in one Colletes latitarsis isolate SP2378_abdomen chromosome 8, iyColLati1, whole genome shotgun sequence genomic segment:
- the LOC143344540 gene encoding uncharacterized protein LOC143344540, with the protein MMKPPKQKFLQNELEISSTTAVDWASFCRELYLLWTEKHCVPIGGENEIVEVDEAKIGKRKFNKGRLLTGQWIFGGIERSTTMISDCWKAYDCLNKEGFRHLRVNHKINFADPETNTHMQNIERVWREERANIPKYRTRQIHYVGYLVEFFFRRQYDFNNRIMKFFEIMAEIVSHF; encoded by the exons ATGATGAAACCAccaaaacaaaaatttttgcaAAATGAGCTGGAAATATCGTCGACAACGGCAGTTGATTGGGCCAGCTTTTGCCGCGAATTATATCTTTTATGGACAGAAAAACATTGTGTTCCAATCGGGGGTGAAAATGAAATTGTTGAAGTGGATGAGGCCAAGATTGGTAAACGGAAATTTAATAAGGGAAGACTTTTAACTGGCCAGTGGATTTTCGGAGGAATTGAACGTTC TACTACGATGATAAGCGATTGCTGGAAAGCGTACGATTGTCTCAATAAAGAAGGTTTTAGGCACTTGAGAGTCAACCACAAAATCAACTTTGCAGATCCGGAGACAAATACACATATGCAGAACATCGAACGTGTATGGCGAGAAGAAAGGGCGAATATTCCGAAGTATAGAACTCGCCAAATACATTATGTAGGTTATTTAGTTGAATTCTTCTTTCGTCGACAATATGATTTTAATAAtcgaataatgaaatttttcgaaataatggCCGAAATTGTTTCCCACTTCTGA